In Cryptomeria japonica chromosome 10, Sugi_1.0, whole genome shotgun sequence, a genomic segment contains:
- the LOC131029947 gene encoding AP2-like ethylene-responsive transcription factor PLT2 has protein sequence MGSYNSFGFLRSTLNAAALSETYSSDNLRPATHISTDTTSGSQHLLGIDQNHCLGMKTSTLDNERGKDATILRNKAFKDSQQSEHQTEQTIIEAFNSNMMETIYNRNNRINGQVNKMFSSCDFQLSQGSGESVENTSVGGTASNIEPMTTIAAQSGSALPSSGQSPSPNGDSSVHKTSKKRSLEKETVPEEVIARNPPVEFGHRTSLYRGVTKHRWTGRFEAHLWDNSEKRAGQSRKGRQVYLGGYDTEEKAARAYDMASLKFWGRSTATNFPHAEYEKELEEMKFKSKYEYVTILRRKSSGFSRGASAYRGVTRHHQNGRWQARIGRVAGNKDLYLGTYATQEEAAEAYDIATIKYRGQNAVTNFDINRYDVQKIMNTPLPIGGLAKRVKMEQMSTEITVDGPQVEDESTVSSKADSAISGNTSSAFTDSTERHDVYQQRENPWMTLYQERGQLPVQANETHIMNFPTQLHQANYEKYLQMQSMLTPSTPLQYNFMGFNPAAINSGNNALPASVIYRNMSTNSAAHGLALDCSFVPSSTLSSATSNPYAHHFNGNGKDGTENMFEKFSCFSGPGYGSVAANGQQDGTFCSGFRN, from the exons ATGGGCTCATATAACTCTTTTGGTTTTCTACGATCCACCCTCAATGCTGCAG CTCTATCAGAAACTTATTCTTCAGACAATCTGAGACCTGCCACACACATTTCAACAGATACAACTTCTGGAAGCCAGCATCTGTTGGGTATAGATCAAAATCACTGCTTAGGCATGAAGACTAGCACTCTGGATAATGAGAGAGGCAAGGATGCCACAATTTTAAGAAACAAGGCATTTAAGGATTCTCAACAATCTGAGCATCAAACTGAACAGACCATTATTGAAGCTTTCAATTCCAACATGATGGAGACTATATACAATAGAAATAATCGCATCAATGGGCAGGTGAACAAAATGTTTTCATCCTGCGATTTCCAGCTCTCTCAAGGCTCGGGTGAGTCTGTAGAGAATACAAGTGTTGGAGGGACTGCATCAAATATTGAACCCATGACCACAATAGCAGCTCAAAGTGGCTCTGCATTGCCATCCTCTGGGCAAAGTCCCAGTCCTAATGGTGATTCTTCAGTTCACAAAACCAGCAAGAAGCGTAGCCTAGAGAAAGAAACTGTTCCAGAGGAGGTCATAGCAAGAAACCCACCTGTTGAATTTGGCCATCGAACCTCACTCTACCGTGGAGTAACCAA ACATAGGTGGACTGGAAGATTTGAAGCCCATCTTTGGGACAACAGTGAGAAAAGGGCTGGCCAATCCCGTAAGGGAAGGCAAG TATATTTGG GTGGCTATGACACGGAAGAGAAAGCAGCTAGAGCTTATGATATGGCATCTCTTAAGTTCTGGGGTCGTTCAACTGCCACCAATTTTCCG CATGCAGAATATGAGAAAGAGTTAGAAGAGATGAAATTTAAAAGCAAATACGAATATGTCACCATTCTGAGGAG GAAGAGCAGTGGTTTTTCTAGGGGAGCTTCTGCTTACCGTGGGGTAACAAG GCATCATCAAAATGGAAGGTGGCAGGCTCGAATTGGAAGAGTTGCAGGCAACAAGGATCTCTACCTTGGAACATACG CCACACaggaagaggcagcagaggcataTGACATAGCTACCATAAAATACAGAGGCCAAAATGCAGTGACTAACTTTGATATCAACAGATATGATGTGCAAAAGATTATGAACACCCCACTACCCATAGGAGGACTTGCTAAACGCGTGAAAATGGAGCAGATGTCTACTGAAATTACAGTAGATGGTCCTCAAGTTGAAGATGAAAGCACAGTGAGCTCCAAGGCAGACTCAGCTATCTCTGGTAATACTTCATCTGCATTCACAGATTCTACTGAAAGGCATGATGTATATCAACAAAGGGAAAATCCATGGATGACATTATATCAAGAAAGAGGACAGTTGCCTGTACAGGCAAATGAGACCCATATCATGAATTTTCCAACACAATTGCACCAGGCCAATTATGAGAAATATCTTCAGATGCAATCCATGTTAACACCCAGCACCCCGCTTCAGTACAATTTCATGGGCTTTAATCCTGCAGCCATCAATAGTGGTAATAATGCACTCCCAGCTTCTGTGATCTACAGAAACATGTCCACAAACTCTGCAGCCCATGGCTTGGCATTAGACTGTTCCTTTGTTCCTTCCTCCACTTTATCATCTGCTACAAGTAATCCTTATGCACATCATTTCAATGGCAATGGGAAAGATGGAACTGAAAACATGTTTGAGAAGTTCTCATGCTTTTCAGGACCTGGATATGGAAGTGTAGCTGCAAATGGTCAACAGGATGGCACTTTCTGTTCTGGCTTTAGAAACTAG